The nucleotide window GATCAAGGCGCAGGGCGGCACCGTGACGATTTACGATTCGCACAACGATGCCGCCACGCAACTGAAGAACGCGCAGGACGCGGTCGCGCAAGGCGTGGCCGGTATCGTGATTTCGCCGACCGATTCGTCGACGGCCCCGAGCGTGCTGCAGGTCGCCGCGCGCGCGAAGGTGCCGGTCGTGATCGCCGATATCGGTACGAACTCAGGCGATTACGTGTCGTTCATCAGTTCGGAGAACGAGAAAGGCGCCTACGAAACCGGCAAGAAGCTCGCTGAAGTGATGAAGCAGAAAGGCTGGGACAAAGGTGGTTACGGCATTTCGTCTATTTCGCTTGCGCGGCAAAACGGCAAGCTTCGCACCGAAGGTTTCCGCCGTGCGATGAAGGAAGCGGGCATTCCCGAAGTCGCGCTGAACCAGATGCAGCGCTACACGGCGGACGAGACGTTCCGCTTCGTGCAGGACATGATTACTGCGCATCCCGATATGCATGGCGTGTTCGTGCAGACCGATGCGCCGACGCTCGGCGCGGCGCGTGCGATCCAGGTCGCGCACAAGCAGTCTGATATCGCGCTCGTTGCGTTCGACGGCATTCCGCAATTCGTCGATATGATCAAGGACGGCACGCTGACAGCTTCTGGCATGCAGCAGCCATATCTGATGGGGCAGAAGGCGGCGGGCGCGATGCTCGACCATCTGGCGGGCAAGGAGCCGCCGAAGAGCATCGTCGTGCCGGTCGTGGTGGTGTCGAAGGATAATCTTGACCAGGAACTGCCGGTGATCAAGCAGACGGTATTCGGCGGCGAGATGAAGTGAAGCACGTGAATGTGTGCGGGGCTTGCAAAGGTGGAATAAATCATGGCGGCTGGACGTTCGATGCGAGGCAGGCGCGATGCGTTTATGCTTCTGCTTCGGTGAATGACTGCCTGGCATGCGTAGCGGCCGTTATTCGCTCATGTCCACCCTTGATGATTGCCCCGCTCACAATGAACGTTCCGACTCGCCGCAATGCACTTCGACGTTGTGCGCTCGCCATTGCGGCGAGCGTTTCACTGACCGTATTTCCGTCCGTTTTTCAGGTTACATACGCCGCGGATTCGGTGTCGCTTGCGGACGCGATTGCAGGCCCGCAGCGCAGCGACGCGAATCGCGCCCGCGACATTTACCGTCATCCCGCGCAAACGCTGACGTTTTTCGGCTTGACCGACCGTCAAACGGTAATCGAAATCGCGCCGGGAGCGGGCTGGTACACGGAGATTCTCGCGCCGTATCTGCATGCACACGGCAAGTTGTATGAAGCGCCGTACATCGAGTCCGACGCGACGAGCGCCGCGCATCTTGCGCCGATGATCGATCGCTTCAGGCAGAAGCTCGCGAACGATCCCGCGGACTACAGCGGCGTAACGGTCGGCGCACTGCAAGCGGGCCGCCTGACCGGAGTCGGCGCACCGGGTACCGCGGACATGGTGCTGACGTTCCGCAATATTCACAACTGGATCAAGGACGGCGATCTCGACGCGAATTTCAAGGCCTTCTACAAGGCATTGAAGCCCGGTGGCGTGCTCGGCGTGGAAGAACATCGCGCGAAGCCGGGCACCTCCCTCGCACAAACCATCGTGTCGGGCTACGTAACCGAAGATTTCGTGATCGAGCATGCACGCGCGGCCGGATTCGAACTGGCCGGCCGCAGCGAGATCAACAGCAATCCACGCGATACGAAGGACTATCCGAAGGGCGTATGGACTTTGCCCCCGACTTACGCGGAGGGCGCCACCGATCGCGCACGCTATGCGGCTATCGGCGAATCCGACCGGATGACGCTGCGCTTCGTAAAGCCGGCGGCCGGGCATTGAGCCGCTATTGCTTCATCGAACCGCTCGAATCTTGCGTCCCCTTTCCTTGCGGCGACATTCCTTGTTCGCGCTTTTGCATCAACGTGTCCTGCGGCGACGATGCGCCGCTTTGCGGACTGCCTAGCTGATTCATGTTCTCGCCGGCCTTGCCCGGTTCGATGCCTTGTTTCGCGCCGGGCGTAACGCCTTGCGCCGGCCCTTGCGTCGAACCGGCGCCCGTCGCATTGGCGCCGCCCTGGTTTTGAGCCATCGCGTCAGCGCCGGCAAGCAACACGAGCGCAAACGCCATCGTAGTGATGCCTTTCATCGTCCACCTCCCGTTTAGTGCCGGCTTTTTGCGCTGGCCGGTTTGTTCGACCGCGCATACCGTGTGCCATAAAAAGGAATACGGTTGCGGAGCATGGCGATCAGACTTCGTCTGAAATCGATAATGCCCTTCGATTACCATCGCACGAAAAAATCCGGTTTCGAGAAAAATCGGACGTACGTTGAGTATTAGCAATAACGCCGTTATTGATTCGCGGATGGACGGCAACGATGCCGGGGTTCGTATGAAGAAGCCGCAGCTGCGTGCTCACCGGGAACACATCGAGGGAGTCGGTTTGCGGTGCACGTGGATCGAAGAGCCGGAAAGCGAATTCAGCGGGACGCGGGAGGGCGAAGCAGACGATCAGGCCGAAGGCAAGGCGACGGCGAGGCCGACCGCGCCGACGGCACCGAACCCGATGCGGGCTTAGGCTCGAGCTAGCGCTACGTATCGTCGCGCGGCGCCAGCTTGACGGTCGACATCGTCCGCTCGGCGAGCACCGCGTCGCGTTTCGACAGCAAATGCGCGCGAAGGATCGTGCCCATTTTCTTGCCGTCGCGCGACTCGAGTGCCTCGATCATCTCTTCATGATCGTGAATCGCGCTATCCCACTTGTTCGTCTGGAAGTTCGAACGGAACCGCAGCGCCTGCAGGCGCCGGTTGATCGACAGATAGGTCTGCCGCAATGCCGAATTGCGCGCGGCTTCGTTGATCTTGTCGTGAATCTTCTGATTGCGGCTGTAATAGCCCGATAGGTCGTTCTGCGCGCGGCACGCCAGCATCGCGTAATGGAGCGCCTTGATCTCCGCCAGCTCGACAGGCGTAATCCGCTCGCACGCGAGCTCGCCCGAAAACGCCTCGAGCCCGCTCATCAACTCGAACGTCTCGCGAATCTCGGCGTCGGTCATCTGGGAGACCGTCGCGCCCTTGTTCGGCGAAATATCGATCAGGCCTTCGGCGGCCAGCACCTTCAGCGCTTCGCGCAGCGGCGTGCGCGAAATGCCGAGCGTCTCGCAGAGCTGACGCTCGTTGAGCTTCACGCCGGGCGCGAGCAGCCCCTCGACGATGAAATTGCGCAGATGGTCGACCACCGTGTCGTGCAGACGCTGCCGTTCGACCTTCGGCAATGACGGCGGCAGCATTGCCTCCGGCATGTCAGCATTTTGCATGCAAAGACCTCTTGAATGGGTTCGTCGGCATTTTATCGCAGGTCGGCGCGCCGTAAGGCGTGCGGGTTTATACCTGGCGAATTCGCGCGAATTTCGCTTCCCGCAGCCGGATACGTGCGTTAGAGTATTTTGCATGCAAAATTCAAACGCAAGGTTTCCAATAAAGGACCGCACATGCTGAAACTCGACTTCCACCCGGCCGGCCGTCACTTTCTGCAGATTCCGGGGCCAAGCCCGGTACCCGATCGCATCTTGCGGGCGATGAGCTATCCGACCATCGACCACCGCGGTCCCGAGTTCGGCGCGCTGGGGTTGAAGGTGCTCGACGGCATCAAGAAGATCTTCAAGACGTCCCAGCCGGTTGTCATCTATCCGGCGTCGGGCACGGGCGCCTGGGAAGCCGCGCTTTGCAATACGTTGAGCGCGGGCGACACGGTGCTGATGTACGAGACCGGCCACTTCGCGACGCTGTGGAAAAAGATGGCCGAGAACCTGGGTCTGAAACCGGAGTTTCTCGGTTTGCCCGGTGTCGAAGGCTGGCGCCGCGGCGTCCAGGCGGACATGATCGAAGCGCGCCTGCGTGCCGATTCAGGTCATGTGATCAAGGCCGTGTGCGTCGTGCACAACGAGACATCGACGGGCGTGACCTCCGATATCGCGGCCGTGCGCCGCGCGATCGATGCGGCGGGCCACCCGGCGCTGCTGATGGTCGATACGATTTCGGGCCTCGCGTCGGCCGATTATCGGCATGACGAATGGGGTGTCGACGTGACGGTGTCGGGCTCTCAGAAGGGCCTCATGCTGCCGCCGGGCATCAGCTTCAATGCGATTTCGCCGAAGGCGATGAAGGCCCACGAAAGCGCAAAGCTGCCGCGCGCGTTCTGGGACTGGGCCGACATCGTCGAGATGAACAAGCAGGGTTACTGGCCGTACACGCCGAACACGAACCTGCTGTATGGACTCTCCGAATCGCTCGAGATGATTCTCGGCGAAGGCCTCGACAACGTGTTCGCGCGCCACCAGCGGCTCGCGGCGGCGTGCCGCGCGGCGGTCACGGCGTGGGGTCTCGAGGTGCAGTGTGCGGACCCCGCTGTCTATTCGCCGGTGCTGACGGGCGTGATCATGCCGGAAGGCGTCGATGCGGACGCGGTGCGCAAGCTTATCTACGAACACTTCGACATGTCGCTCGGCACGGGCCTCGGCAAGGTGAAGGGCCGCATGTTCCGCATCGGCCATCTCGGCGAATGCAACGACCTTACGCTCATGGCGACGCTGTCCGGCTGCGAAATGGGCCTGAAGCTCGCGGGTGTGCCGCTCAAGTCGAGCGGCGTCACGGCAGCAATGGAGTATCTGACGAGTCACGTCGCGAAGCCGTCGTTGAAGGCGGCTGCATGACGGCGCGCGAACCGCAGCTCGAAGCTGCCGTCGGCTCGGCGCACGATTCGCGTGAGGCGCTGGCGGCTTTGCTGGTCGACGCGGGTACGCGGCGCGCGTGGCTCGATGCGCTGCCGCAAGACGTTCAGCCGGTGAACGCAGAGGATGCCTACGCAGTCCAGCACGCAACGCTCGATGCGATGTGCGATTCGATCGGCGGCTGGAAGGTCGGAGCGAAAACGCCGACGGGCGGGCCGATTCAAGGCTCGCCGCTGCCGGCTGCGTGCGTGCATCGCAGCGGCGCCGGTTTGCCGCGCGGCTCGTTCAACCAGCTAGGGCTCGAACTCGAAGTTGCGTTCGCGCTTGGGCGCCGTTTCGAGCCGGCCGGTGGGCCTTACACCGATGAACAGGTGCTCGATGCGATCGAATCGCTGCACGCGACGATCGAGATCGTGACGAGCCGCTTTAGCGCTTGGCCTGACGTCGACAAGCTGTGGCAGCTCGCCGATCTGCAGAACCACGGTGCGTTGGTCGTGGGCGAAGCGGTGCCGTACGACGGCGAGTTTCCGTTTCTCGCGCCTTCGGCACGCTTCACGATCGACGGCGCGCCGCTGTTCCAAGGCGCACCTGCGAATCCAGCTGGCGACCCGCGCCGGTTGCTCGGCTGGCTCGTCAATCACGGCGTATCGCGTGGGCTCACGTTCGAGCCCGGTACCGTGCTGACTTGCGGCTCGTATACGGGCATGGCGTTTCCGGAGAAGAACGGCGTCGTGCGCGGTGTGATCGACGGCCTGCCGCCGGTGCAGTTCACGCTTGTTTGAGGTTCGGATAAAGCGCCACCATGCCGGTCCGCTTTTCTTGAGCGAACGCCCATCCTTTTGAATCGTTGCGACGTCCATGCTGAATTCCCGTCCCCAGGCACTTGTTCAGCCGATCCACCTGATGCCCGCGACGGCGCGTGCGAAGCTCACGCCGCTTGCTGCACGCCTTGCGGCCGAACTGAAGGGCGATGTGCTGTTCGACCGCGCCGCGCGCGGCCGCTATGCGACCGATGCGTCGATCTATCAGATCATGCCGCTTGGCGTTGTCGTGCCGAAGGATCAGGCGGACCTGACGCTCGCGCTCGACATCGCGCGCGACAGCAAGGCGCCCGTGCTTGCGCGCGGCGCGGGCACGAGCCAATGCGGGCAGACGATCGGCGAAGCGCTGGTGATCGATACGAGCAAGTGGCTCAACAACGTCGTTAGCTTCGATAAAGAAGCGCGCACGGTTACCGTCGAGCCAGGCGTCGTGCTCGATCATCTGAACGCGTGGCTCAAGCCGCACGGGCTGTGGTTTCCAGTCGACGTGTCGACAAGCGCGCAATGCACGATCGGCGGCATGGCCGGCAATAATTCGTGCGGCTCGCGTTCGATGGAATACGGGATCATGGTGCACAACGTCGACGCGATCGATGCGGTGCTGGCGGACGGATACGAAACACGTTTTACAAGCCTGTCGAAGATGACGAGCGACGCGCGCACGCGTGCGCTCGTCGAAGAGGTGCGCACAATCGCGCAGCGCGAGCGCGAAGAAATGCGCGAGCAGATTCCGAAGGTGCTGCGGCGCGTGGCCGGCTACAACCTCGATCTGTTCGAATGCCAGAGCCCGCTGCCGTTTTCCGCCGATGGCGAGCCGAATCTCGCGCATCTGCTGGTCGGCTCGGAAGGCACGCTTGCGTTCAGCCGCACGCTTACGTTGAAGCTTTCGCCGTTGCCGGCGCACAAGACGCTCGGCGTCGTGAACTTCCCGACGTTCTATTCGGCGATGGACATGACGCAGCATATCGTGAAGCTCGGTCCCGTCGCGGTCGAACTCGTCGATCGCACGATGATCGATCTCGCGATGTCGAACCCGGCGTTTCGTCCCGTGGTCGAAAAGGCGCTGGTGGGCGAGCCGCAAGCGGTGCTGCTCGTCGAATTCGCGGGCGCCGACAAAGATACGCAACTCAAGAAGCTTGCTCAGCTCGTCGAAATGATGGGCGATCTCGGTTTGCCCGGCTCGGTTGTCGAGATGCCGGATGCCGCCGCGCAAAAGGCGCTGTGGGACGTGCGCAAGGCCGGGCTCAACATCATGATGAGCATGAAGGGCGACGGCAAGCCGGTGTCGTTTATCGAAGACTGCGCGGTGCCGCTCGAACATCTGGCCGACTATACGGCCCGCCTCACCGAGGTGTTCCACAAGAACGGCACCGAAGGTACGTGGTACGCGCATGCGAGTGTCGGCACGCTGCACGTGCGGCCGATTCTCGACATGCGTCGCGACGGCGCCCAGAAAATGCGTGCGATCGCCGAAGAGGCGGCCGCGATGGTGCGCGAGTACAAGGGCGCGTATTCGGGCGAACACGGCGACGGCCTGTGCCGCGGCGAATGGGTGGCCTGGCAGTATGGTCCGCGCATCAACGAGGCATTTCGCGACATCAAGAAGCTGTTCGATCCCGACAACCGGTTGAGCCCCGACCGTATCGTCAATCCGCCGAAGATGGACGACGCAACCAACTTCCGCTTCCCGCCCACATACCGGGAGCGCGAGTGGAAACCGGCGCTCGACTGGTCTGCATGGAACGTCACGCGCGATCCGCTAACCGGCGTCGAAGGCGCGTTGGGCTCGGGCGGCGATCGCGCGAACGGTCTCGCGAAAGCGATCGAAATGTGCAACAACAACGGCCACTGCCGCAAATTCGATGCGGGCACGATGTGCCCGAGTTACCGCATAACCAAGGACGAGCAGCATGTCACGCGCGGCCGCGCGAACACGCTACGCCTTGCGATCTCGGGCCAGCTCGGCGAAGACGGTCTGGCCGGTCGCGATGTCAAGGAAGTGCTCGATCTGTGTGTGTCGTGCAAGGGCTGCAAGCGCGATTGCCCGACCGGCGTCGATATGGCGCGCATCAAGATCGAAGCGCGCGCGGCATGGAATGCGCGGCACGGCACGACGCTGCGCGAGCGCCTGATTGCCTATCTGCCGCGCTATGCGCGTTATGCGAGTCGCATGCCGGCGCTGGCCGGTTCGCTCGAACGCATGCCGTTCGCGCGCTGGATGAAATCGCGCATCGGGCTTGCGGCAGAGCGCTCTTTCCCACGATTTGCGAAACCGTTCCTTCCGGCTGCGCAGCCGCGCATGAATATTGAAGCAGGCGCTAAAGAAGTTCTGCTATTTGTCGATACCTTCAACAACTACATGGAGCCCGATAACGCGCGTGCCGCACAGCGCGTACTCGAAGCGGCGGGCTACACGGTGCACTTCAACCTGAAGGATGGCGAACGGCCGTTGTGCTGCGGCCGGACGTTCCTCTCCGCGGGTCTCGTCGACGAGGCGAAGGCCGAGGCGCGCCGTGCGCTCGATGCGCTGCTGCCGTATGTCGAGCGTGGCGTATCGATCGTCGGTCTCGAGCCGTCGTGCCTGCTGTCGCTGCGCGACGAGTTTCTCGGTTATGGGTATGGCGATGCGGCGCAGCGCCTCGCGAAGTCGTCGTTTCTGTTCGAAGAATTTCTGGTGCGCGAGCAGGCGGCGGGTCGGTTCAGGGTGTCGCTCAAGCCGCTCGGTACCCCGAAGGCGCTGTTGCATGGTCACTGCCACCAGAAGGCATTCGATGCGGTGCGCCCGGTGCAGACCGTGCTCGGCTGGATACCGGGGCTCGAGGTCGAAGCGATCGAATCGTCATGCTGCGGCATGGCGGGCAGCTTCGGATACGAGGCCGAGCATTACGACGCGTCGAAGGCGATGGCGGAGCTGTCGCTGTTGCCCGCGATCAGAAAGGCGGGCGACGCGTTGATCGTCGCCGACGGCACGAGCTGCCGTCATCAGATTGCGGACGGAACGCAGGCCGAGGCGCTGCATGTCGCAAGAGTGCTCGCCGCGGCGCTCGCGTAATAGAGGATCACTGAACGATGGATGGAGAGGGAAAACCAGAGGAAGCAGAGACGTAGTAACGCATCGCGCGGAAATCCACGGAGTTCCGTGATCGGCGAACAGTAAGAGCAAGTACTACCAGAAAGGAGACAAAGCCATGACACGACT belongs to Paraburkholderia sp. SOS3 and includes:
- a CDS encoding substrate-binding domain-containing protein, producing the protein MNHMHKRAFLARTAKAFGALVLGAALSASFASGAYAQQGVSGKRFAYLTPGLDLPFWRIVGKGVTDTIKAQGGTVTIYDSHNDAATQLKNAQDAVAQGVAGIVISPTDSSTAPSVLQVAARAKVPVVIADIGTNSGDYVSFISSENEKGAYETGKKLAEVMKQKGWDKGGYGISSISLARQNGKLRTEGFRRAMKEAGIPEVALNQMQRYTADETFRFVQDMITAHPDMHGVFVQTDAPTLGAARAIQVAHKQSDIALVAFDGIPQFVDMIKDGTLTASGMQQPYLMGQKAAGAMLDHLAGKEPPKSIVVPVVVVSKDNLDQELPVIKQTVFGGEMK
- a CDS encoding class I SAM-dependent methyltransferase, which codes for MNVPTRRNALRRCALAIAASVSLTVFPSVFQVTYAADSVSLADAIAGPQRSDANRARDIYRHPAQTLTFFGLTDRQTVIEIAPGAGWYTEILAPYLHAHGKLYEAPYIESDATSAAHLAPMIDRFRQKLANDPADYSGVTVGALQAGRLTGVGAPGTADMVLTFRNIHNWIKDGDLDANFKAFYKALKPGGVLGVEEHRAKPGTSLAQTIVSGYVTEDFVIEHARAAGFELAGRSEINSNPRDTKDYPKGVWTLPPTYAEGATDRARYAAIGESDRMTLRFVKPAAGH
- a CDS encoding GntR family transcriptional regulator translates to MQNADMPEAMLPPSLPKVERQRLHDTVVDHLRNFIVEGLLAPGVKLNERQLCETLGISRTPLREALKVLAAEGLIDISPNKGATVSQMTDAEIRETFELMSGLEAFSGELACERITPVELAEIKALHYAMLACRAQNDLSGYYSRNQKIHDKINEAARNSALRQTYLSINRRLQALRFRSNFQTNKWDSAIHDHEEMIEALESRDGKKMGTILRAHLLSKRDAVLAERTMSTVKLAPRDDT
- a CDS encoding pyridoxal-phosphate-dependent aminotransferase family protein → MLKLDFHPAGRHFLQIPGPSPVPDRILRAMSYPTIDHRGPEFGALGLKVLDGIKKIFKTSQPVVIYPASGTGAWEAALCNTLSAGDTVLMYETGHFATLWKKMAENLGLKPEFLGLPGVEGWRRGVQADMIEARLRADSGHVIKAVCVVHNETSTGVTSDIAAVRRAIDAAGHPALLMVDTISGLASADYRHDEWGVDVTVSGSQKGLMLPPGISFNAISPKAMKAHESAKLPRAFWDWADIVEMNKQGYWPYTPNTNLLYGLSESLEMILGEGLDNVFARHQRLAAACRAAVTAWGLEVQCADPAVYSPVLTGVIMPEGVDADAVRKLIYEHFDMSLGTGLGKVKGRMFRIGHLGECNDLTLMATLSGCEMGLKLAGVPLKSSGVTAAMEYLTSHVAKPSLKAAA
- a CDS encoding 2-keto-4-pentenoate hydratase, with translation MTAREPQLEAAVGSAHDSREALAALLVDAGTRRAWLDALPQDVQPVNAEDAYAVQHATLDAMCDSIGGWKVGAKTPTGGPIQGSPLPAACVHRSGAGLPRGSFNQLGLELEVAFALGRRFEPAGGPYTDEQVLDAIESLHATIEIVTSRFSAWPDVDKLWQLADLQNHGALVVGEAVPYDGEFPFLAPSARFTIDGAPLFQGAPANPAGDPRRLLGWLVNHGVSRGLTFEPGTVLTCGSYTGMAFPEKNGVVRGVIDGLPPVQFTLV
- a CDS encoding FAD-binding and (Fe-S)-binding domain-containing protein; this translates as MLNSRPQALVQPIHLMPATARAKLTPLAARLAAELKGDVLFDRAARGRYATDASIYQIMPLGVVVPKDQADLTLALDIARDSKAPVLARGAGTSQCGQTIGEALVIDTSKWLNNVVSFDKEARTVTVEPGVVLDHLNAWLKPHGLWFPVDVSTSAQCTIGGMAGNNSCGSRSMEYGIMVHNVDAIDAVLADGYETRFTSLSKMTSDARTRALVEEVRTIAQREREEMREQIPKVLRRVAGYNLDLFECQSPLPFSADGEPNLAHLLVGSEGTLAFSRTLTLKLSPLPAHKTLGVVNFPTFYSAMDMTQHIVKLGPVAVELVDRTMIDLAMSNPAFRPVVEKALVGEPQAVLLVEFAGADKDTQLKKLAQLVEMMGDLGLPGSVVEMPDAAAQKALWDVRKAGLNIMMSMKGDGKPVSFIEDCAVPLEHLADYTARLTEVFHKNGTEGTWYAHASVGTLHVRPILDMRRDGAQKMRAIAEEAAAMVREYKGAYSGEHGDGLCRGEWVAWQYGPRINEAFRDIKKLFDPDNRLSPDRIVNPPKMDDATNFRFPPTYREREWKPALDWSAWNVTRDPLTGVEGALGSGGDRANGLAKAIEMCNNNGHCRKFDAGTMCPSYRITKDEQHVTRGRANTLRLAISGQLGEDGLAGRDVKEVLDLCVSCKGCKRDCPTGVDMARIKIEARAAWNARHGTTLRERLIAYLPRYARYASRMPALAGSLERMPFARWMKSRIGLAAERSFPRFAKPFLPAAQPRMNIEAGAKEVLLFVDTFNNYMEPDNARAAQRVLEAAGYTVHFNLKDGERPLCCGRTFLSAGLVDEAKAEARRALDALLPYVERGVSIVGLEPSCLLSLRDEFLGYGYGDAAQRLAKSSFLFEEFLVREQAAGRFRVSLKPLGTPKALLHGHCHQKAFDAVRPVQTVLGWIPGLEVEAIESSCCGMAGSFGYEAEHYDASKAMAELSLLPAIRKAGDALIVADGTSCRHQIADGTQAEALHVARVLAAALA